From one Gracilibacillus salinarum genomic stretch:
- a CDS encoding M23 family metallopeptidase — protein MTLAIIQLVIFQLILPIIFILSLLRGKFKGKTDWALQAFMYSLYISWVFFSGRWDWTIYYLRFLWPVLLMIALYISWRGIRSKPLERSYTGKDKLSFAFCSLLALVFAFYHVPIFAGYSTNDKAIELEFPLQNGTFYVGHGGASTQINYHHAHPEQQYAVDMVQLNMLGVRTAGVYPEELERYEIYGAKLVSPCSGEVVDVRTDMSDLNPPETDSEQPKGNYVQIQCEEDEVNVFIAHMQEDSATVESGNMVEAGQPIGLVGNSGNTSEPHLHIHAVKNGQGVPITFDGRFLVRNSLVWN, from the coding sequence GTGACGTTGGCAATTATACAGCTGGTTATTTTTCAGTTGATTTTACCAATTATATTTATCCTTTCTCTGCTGAGAGGCAAATTTAAAGGGAAAACGGATTGGGCTTTGCAAGCTTTCATGTATAGCCTTTATATCTCTTGGGTGTTTTTCTCTGGAAGATGGGATTGGACCATTTATTATTTGCGTTTTTTGTGGCCGGTATTATTGATGATCGCCCTGTACATTAGTTGGCGCGGAATTCGGTCAAAACCATTGGAAAGGTCATATACAGGGAAAGACAAGTTGTCTTTTGCCTTCTGCTCCTTGCTGGCATTAGTATTTGCTTTCTACCATGTTCCGATTTTTGCAGGTTATTCCACGAATGATAAAGCAATTGAACTGGAATTCCCGTTGCAAAACGGCACTTTTTATGTTGGACACGGCGGGGCTTCCACGCAGATTAATTACCATCACGCACATCCAGAGCAGCAATACGCGGTGGATATGGTCCAATTGAACATGCTGGGTGTAAGAACGGCGGGAGTTTATCCTGAAGAGTTGGAGCGCTATGAAATCTATGGTGCAAAGTTGGTTAGCCCTTGTTCAGGAGAGGTGGTGGACGTACGAACGGATATGTCCGATTTGAATCCACCTGAAACAGATTCGGAACAGCCAAAGGGTAATTATGTTCAGATTCAGTGTGAGGAGGATGAGGTCAACGTCTTCATCGCTCACATGCAGGAAGACAGTGCAACCGTCGAGTCTGGCAATATGGTGGAGGCAGGCCAACCAATCGGTCTCGTAGGAAATTCAGGCAATACCTCAGAGCCTCACCTGCATATCCACGCAGTGAAAAATGGACAGGGTGTGCCTATTACATTTGACGGCCGGTTTCTTGTGCGGAATAGCTTAGTATGGAATTGA
- a CDS encoding DUF4190 domain-containing protein, protein MTAVTETNSNSTISLTLGILSIVLPVIGIMLGVIGIVYARKAKRVNVNTNEGGKGLATAGIICSVTGINIQLFILLLVISNIIASSFLFS, encoded by the coding sequence ATGACTGCGGTAACGGAAACTAATAGTAATTCGACAATATCATTAACATTAGGTATACTTTCTATCGTGCTACCAGTTATTGGAATAATGCTTGGTGTTATCGGAATAGTATATGCTAGAAAAGCAAAAAGGGTCAATGTTAACACAAATGAGGGTGGTAAAGGATTGGCAACAGCTGGAATAATCTGTAGTGTGACAGGGATTAATATTCAACTTTTTATTCTGCTCCTTGTTATATCAAACATAATAGCCTCTTCTTTTCTATTTTCCTAA
- a CDS encoding YrvL family regulatory protein — translation MNEKTKNIIGITIFSICIMGILMGVYFLVITGLFEIFNVQYSSIWSLLLFVISICILGLPVDLIFGAMADISVEKMRGKVPAFVIQFIFGFVTNLLVISIVDAFMSGINLSPGAKFVIIIILTLIESVFEDGKNKDKEAAA, via the coding sequence ATGAATGAAAAAACAAAGAACATAATCGGAATAACAATCTTCTCTATATGTATAATGGGAATTTTAATGGGGGTTTATTTCCTGGTAATAACCGGACTTTTTGAAATATTTAATGTCCAGTATTCATCAATCTGGTCATTACTTCTTTTTGTGATAAGTATCTGTATTTTGGGTTTGCCGGTTGATTTGATTTTTGGTGCTATGGCTGATATATCTGTTGAAAAAATGCGCGGAAAGGTTCCGGCATTTGTTATACAGTTCATTTTTGGATTTGTGACAAATTTACTCGTTATTTCTATAGTGGATGCATTTATGAGCGGCATTAATCTTTCACCCGGAGCAAAGTTTGTCATCATAATAATATTAACCTTAATTGAGTCGGTATTTGAAGATGGAAAAAATAAAGACAAAGAAGCAGCGGCTTGA
- a CDS encoding SDR family oxidoreductase produces the protein MKQKTAIVTGANSGMGLSTTMELAQKGYHVIMACRNSERGEKALQHVKQQSQTNSVELMTCDLGSLENIRSFADQFKQRYQTLDVLVNNAGVVSLKRETTSDGFESMIGVNHLGHFLLTNLLLEPLKNAEQGRIVTVSSGAYKAGNIHFKDPHLTKRFNVVKGYSQSKLANILFTRELADRLQNTSVTANCLHPGAVSTDLGVNRKNGFGKTVHAMLRPFFLTAAEGSDTAVYLATSPDVTDISGEYFYKRQIASIPAKAKDKALAEKLWKWSEQEVGGLS, from the coding sequence TTGAAACAAAAAACAGCAATCGTAACGGGAGCGAATTCAGGAATGGGTCTCTCAACGACCATGGAATTAGCGCAAAAAGGCTACCACGTCATCATGGCGTGCCGAAATAGTGAACGTGGGGAAAAAGCATTGCAGCATGTCAAACAGCAAAGCCAAACGAATAGTGTGGAATTAATGACATGTGATTTGGGATCTTTGGAGAATATTCGCAGCTTCGCCGATCAATTTAAGCAGCGTTATCAAACACTTGATGTGCTGGTCAATAATGCTGGGGTGGTCAGCCTGAAACGTGAAACCACGTCTGATGGATTTGAGAGTATGATCGGCGTTAATCATCTCGGTCACTTCCTTCTGACTAATCTGCTTCTGGAACCATTGAAAAATGCGGAACAAGGGAGAATTGTCACGGTTTCCTCAGGTGCCTACAAAGCAGGAAACATTCATTTTAAAGATCCTCATTTAACCAAAAGATTCAACGTGGTCAAGGGCTATAGTCAATCTAAGCTGGCAAACATTTTATTTACCCGTGAGCTAGCCGATCGTCTTCAAAACACATCAGTGACAGCAAATTGTCTTCACCCTGGTGCAGTGTCAACAGATCTGGGCGTTAATCGCAAGAACGGATTTGGTAAAACTGTTCATGCCATGTTACGGCCGTTTTTTCTCACCGCTGCAGAGGGCTCTGACACAGCTGTTTATCTAGCAACAAGCCCTGATGTGACCGATATCAGCGGGGAATATTTTTATAAAAGGCAAATCGCGTCCATCCCAGCGAAGGCAAAGGACAAAGCGCTTGCTGAAAAGCTTTGGAAGTGGAGCGAGCAGGAGGTTGGCGGGTTATCTTAA